A stretch of the Hypomesus transpacificus isolate Combined female chromosome 12, fHypTra1, whole genome shotgun sequence genome encodes the following:
- the LOC124474555 gene encoding high affinity cGMP-specific 3',5'-cyclic phosphodiesterase 9A-like translates to MATQIIYFMVSGRPEKAEFRVNCSTQDVKDLFQAAAEAGPNDILKLYNSSGNLINISPQLEANNPQSTYSLEVVASDYHNTDLTMSLEMDKLEKRLQSLERKIFTETGAIPDAVCELKDQVESFRNKLENVDHLSWLGLFKNMSEGKEKSYTTSRRTVASPNEERERVRQKFLEMSSLEITEDVKQYLKTPMFDNWQWEDAEMLVLLQVMFTDLDFMSTFNIELEVLQNFLYEVYCHYNNIPFHNFRHCFCVSQMMYGLIWLTDLRNNMDSTDLFIMLTSALCHDLDHAGYNNVYQINAQTELALRYNDISPLENHHCAIAFGILAKAESNILKNLTNEQYRRIREGMIQCILATDMARHNEILNKFKSAVPVFDFTNKEHKDVLMKILIKVSDISNEARPLDVARPWLDCLLQEFFHQSDMEKLEGLPVSPFMDRDKVSKPSSQTGFIGFVLLPLFTELTNLFPCLEKHILEPVRKALDYYREMEKALERQNQNPSSE, encoded by the exons ATGGCAACACAAATCATTTATTTCATGGTGAGCGGGAGACCAGAGAAAGCAGAGTTTCGGGTCAACTGTTCCACTCAAGATGTTAAAG ATCTGTTCCAGGCAGCAGCGGAAGCAGGTCCTAATGACATTCTGAAGTTGTATAACTCTAGCGGTAACCTCATCAACATCTCTCCTCAACTGGAGGCCAATAATCCCCAGTCTACCTACAGTCTGGAGGTGGTGGCCTCAGACTACCACA ATACTGATCTGACTATGTCACTTGAAATGGATAAACTGGAGAAAAG GTTACAAAGTCTTGAGAGAAAGATCTTCACAGAAACTGGAGCAATACCAGATGCTGTTTGTGAGTTAAAAGACCAAGTGGAGTCCTTCAGAAACAAACTTGAG AACGTGGACCACCTGAGTTGGCTGGGTCTTTTCAAAAACATGTCTGAGGGGAAAGAGAAATCCTACACTACTTCCAGAAGGACCGTGGCCAGTCCTAATGAGGAGCGGGAGCGAGTCCGTCAAAAATTCCTAGAGATGAG CTCCCTCGAGATCACAGAGGATGTGAAGCAGTACCTAAAAACTCCAATGTTCGACAACTG GCAATGGGAAGATGCAGAGATGCTGGTGTTGCTGCAGGTGATGTTCACTGATCTAGACTTCATGTCAACATTCAACATTGAGCTGGAGGTGCTTCAGAACTTCCTCTATGAGGTCTACTGCCATTACAACAACATCCCCTTTCACAACTTCAGACACTGTTTTTGCGTCTCCCAGATG ATGTATGGACTGATTTGGTTAACGGACCTGAGGAATAACATGGACAGTACTGATCTCTTCATCATGCTCACCTCTGCTCTCTGCCATGACCTGGACCATGCTGGTTATAATAATGTCTACCAG ATCAATGCTCAAACAGAGTTGGCGTTGAGGTACAACGATATTTCACCTCTGGAAAACCATCACTGTGCCATTGCTTTTGGAATCCTTGCAAAG GCAGAGAGCAACATCCTAAAAAACCTGACCAATGAGCAGTACAGAAGGATTAGGGAGGGCATGATCCA ATGTATCCTGGCTACTGACATGGCCAGACACAATGAGATCCTGAACAAGTTTAAATCTGCAGTGCCTGTGTTTGACTTCACCAACAAAGAGCACAAGGATGTG CTCATGAAGATTCTGATTAAGGTGAGTGACATTTCCAACGAGGCCCGCCCCCTGGACGTGGCACGGCCATGGCTTGACTGTTTACTCCAGGAGTTCTTCCACCAG AGCGACATGGAGAAGCTTGAaggtcttcctgtctctccgtTCATGGACAGAGACAAGGTGTCCAAGCCATCGTCTCAGACAGGCTTCATTGGCTTTGTGCTTCTGCCTCTTTTCACTGAGCTGACCAACCTTTTTCCCTGCCTGGAG AAACACATCCTTGAACCAGTACGCAAGGCCCTGGACTATtacagggagatggagaaagcaCTGGAACGGCAGAATCAGAACCCAAGCTCTGAGTGA
- the clcn4 gene encoding H(+)/Cl(-) exchange transporter 4, which yields MEADGASSATPTEELNGAGNLMDFLDEPFPDVGTYEDFHTIDWLREKSRDTDRHRKITIKSKESIWELIKSLLDAWSGWVVMLLIGLLSGTLAGVIDLAVDWMTDLKEGVCLSAFWYSHEQCCWTSNATTFDNRDKCPQWQKWAELMTGHSEGAGAYVLNYFLYVLWALLFSFLAVSLVRVFAPYACGSGIPEIKTILSGFIIRGYLGKWTLLIKTVTLVLAVSSGLSLGKEGPLVHVACCCGNLFCSLFSKYSKNEGKRREVLSAAAAAGVSVAFGAPIGGVLFSLEEVSYYFPLKTLWRSFFAALVAAFTLRSINPFGNSRLVLFYVEYHTPWYMAELVPFILLGVFGGLWGTLFIRGNIAWCRRRKTTQLGKYPVLEVIAITGITAILAFPNPYTRRSTSELISELFNDCGALESSQLCDYINNPNMSRPVDDIPDRPAGPGVYTALWQLALALVFKIVITIFTFGMKIPSGLFIPSMAVGAIAGRIVGIAVEQMAYHHHDWIIFKNWCRPGADCVTPGLYAMVGAAACLGGVTRMTVSLVVIMFELTGGLEYIVPLMAAAVTSKWVADAFGKEGIYESHIQLNGYPYLDVRDEFTHRTLATDVMRPRRSEPPLAVLTQDSTTVEDVEALIKDTDYNGFPVVVSRESERLIGFVQRRDLTLAIKNARQKQDGVVSSSVVYFTEDAPQLPASNPQPLKLRRILNLSPFTVTDHTPMETVVDIFRKLGLRQCLVTRSGRLLGIITKKDVLRHMAQMMNQDPESIMFN from the exons ATGGAAGCAGACG GGGCCAGCAGTGCCACTCCCACAGAGGAGCTCAATGGCGCTGGGAACCTAATGGACTTCCTTGATGAGCCCTTCCCAGACGTAGGCACTTATGAAGACTTTCACACGATTGACTGGCTGAGAGAGAAGTCCAGAGACACAGACCGCCACAGAAAG ATTACCATCAAGAGTAAAGAGTCCATCTGGGAGCTAATCAAGAGTCTGCTGGATGCCTGGTCAGGATGGGTGGTGATGCTGCTCATAGGGCTCCTCTCAG GTACTCTGGCGGGAGTCATAGACCTGGCTGTGGACTGGATGACCGACCTcaaggagggtgtgtgtttgtcagcctTCTGGTACAGCCATGAGCAGTGCTGCTGGACCTCCAATGCGACCACCTTTGACAACCGGGACAAGTGTCCACAGTGGCAGAAGTGGGCAGAGCTGATGACGGGTCACTCAGAG GGTGCTGGCGCATATGTGTTAAACTACTTCTTATATGTGCTGTGGGCACTCTTATTCTCCTTCCTGGCTGTGTCCTTGGTGCGAGTCTTTGCCCCTTATGCTTGTGGGTCAGGAATTCCTGAG ATCAAGACCATCCTGAGTGGCTTCATCATCCGGGGCTACCTGGGGAAGTGGACCCTGTTGATCAAGACAGTGACCCTGGTGCTGGCCGTGTCCTCTGGGCTCAGCCTGGGGAAGGAGGGGCCTCTGGTCCACGTGGCCTGCTGCTGTGGGAACCTCTTCTGCAGCCTCTTCTCAAAGTACAGCAAGAACGAGGGCAAGCGCCGCGAG GTGTTGTCTGCTGCTGCAGCCGCTGGCGTCTCAGTGGCCTTCGGAGCTCCGATAGGAGGGGTCCTCTTCAGTCTGGAGGAG GTGAGCTACTACTTCCCTCTGAAGACACTGTGGAGGTCCTTTTTCGCCGCCCTAGTGGCCGCTTTCACCCTGCGCTCCATCAACCCCTTTGGCAACAGCCGCCTGGTGCTGTTCTACGTAGAGTACCACACGCCCTGGTACATGGCTGAGCTGGTGCCCTTCATCCTGCTGGGAGTCTTCGGGGGCCTGTGGGGGACCCTCTTCATCAGGGGCAACATCGCCTGGTGCAGGCGTAGGAAGACCACCCAGCTGGGGAAATACCCCGTCCTGGAGGTGATCGCCATAACGGGCATCACCGCCATCTTGGCCTTCCCCAACCCGTACACGCGGCGCAGCACCAGCGAGCTCATCTCGGAGCTCTTCAACGACTGCGGGGCGCTGGAGTCCTCCCAGCTGTGCGACTACATCAACAACCCCAACATGAGTCGCCCGGTGGACGACATCCCCGACCGGCCCGCCGGGCCCGGCGTCTACACGGCCCTCTGGCAGCTGGCGCTGGCGCTCGTCTTCAAGATCGTCATCACCATCTTCACCTTCGGCATGAAG ATCCCCTCGGGGCTCTTCATCCCCAGTATGGCCGTCGGGGCCATCGCTGGGCGCATCGTGGGCATCGCCGTGGAGCAGATGGCCTATCACCATCACGACTGGATCATCTTCAAGAACTGGTGTCGCCCCGGGGCCGATTGTGTGACTCCTGGCCTGTACGCCATGGTGGGGGCTGCTGCCTGTCTAG GTGGCGTGACCAGGATGACCGTGTCGCTGGTGGTCATCATGTTTGAGCTGACCGGGGGCCTGGAGTACATCGTGCCCCTGATGGCGGCGGCGGTCACCAGCAAGTGGGTGGCGGACGCCTTCGGGAAGGAGGGCATCTACGAGTCTCACATCCAGCTCAACGGCTACCCCTACCTGGACGTGCGCGACGAGTTCACCCACCGGACGCTGGCCACCGACGTGATGCGCCCGCGCCGCAGCGAGCCCCCGCTGGCCGTGCTGACCCAGGACAGCACCACGGTGGAGGACGTGGAGGCGCTCATCAAGGACACCGACTACAACGGCTTCCCCGTGGTCGTGTCCCGGGAGTCGGAGCGCCTCATCGGCTTTGTGCAGCGCCGGGACCTCACCCTGGCCATCA AGAACGCTCGTCAGAAGCAGGACGGCGTGGTGAGCAGCTCCGTGGTCTACTTCACGGAGGACGCCCCCCAGCTGCCGGCCAGTAACCCTCAGCCCCTCAAGCTGCGCCGCATCCTAAACCTCAGCCCTTTCACCGTGACCGACCACACGCCCATGGAGACGGTGGTGGACATCTTCCGTAAGCTGGGCCTCCGGCAGTGTCTGGTGACCAGGAGCGG ACGTCTCCTGGGCATCATCACCAAGAAGGACGTGTTGCGGCACATGGCTCAGATGATGAACCAGGATCCAGAGTCCATCATGTTCAACTAG